TCGACAGAAGAAAGACGCAGGCGAGCTTTCGCATGGTGGCTCCCGGGAACTGTCGGTGCTGAATACGCGCGGCACTCTAACCGGTTTCAAAGCGGCCCCGCAACATCGGCGTCGGAAGCGGCATGCTACAATCACGCCCCCCACACGAGAAGGGCAGTGAAGCTGCTGCTGACCGGCCGGGCTGGCTCCGGCAAGACCCACGCGATCCTCGAGCGGCTGGTCCCTCTCCTGCGGGAGGGACGCGGGCGTGACACTCTTCTGTTGCTGCCCACGCAGGGCCAGGCCGACCACCTGCGCGGCGTCCTGCTGGACCGCGGCCTCGCCGCCTTCCGCGACGATTTCATCCACACCTTCTTCACCCTGAGCCGCGCGCTCGCCGGGGTCCTTCCGGAGCGCATCCTGGGGGAAGCGGCCAAAGACGCGCTGCTGGCCGACCTGCTGCGATCCGAGAGCCTGCCGGCTTTCGAGCGCATCCGCGACACCCGGGGCTTCCGCCGAATCCTGGGCGCGGCGCTCAAGGAGCTGAAGCAGAACGGCCTGACGCCGCGCCAGGCGGGCTCCCGGCTCCTGGCGATCCTGGGAGAGCGGGCGGGGCCGCGCCATCGGGATCTGGCCAGGGCTTTTGAAGCCTATGCCGTGCGGCTGGAGCGCGCGGCCTGCTTCGATCAGGAGGATCTGGAGCTGCGGGCGCTTGCGCGGCTGGAAGCCGAGGCAGGAAGCCGGTGGGGGAAAACGGTCCTTCTGGTCGACGGGTTCCACGATTTCACGCGCGTGCAGCTCGGCATCCTGAAGGCGCTGGTCGCGCGCTGCGCCGGGTCGACCTGCACACTCAGCTTCGATGCGGAAAATCCCGACCACCCTCCCTTCGAGGTGTCGCGCGCGACGCGCGCGTGGTTTCTGGATCAGGGATTCGAAGAGCAGTTCCTGCGCGGAAACCGCCGCACCGGGAAGCACCTGGCTCGCCTCGAGGCGGACCTGTTTACCGAAGCCAGGGAAGGAATCCCGGATGATGGCTCGCTGCGCATCCTGCGCGCCGCCAGCCGGGAGAGCGAAGTCGAAAGCATCGCCCGGACGATCCTCCGCCGGGTGCGCGAGGAAGGAATCGCCTGGCGGGACATCGCCGTCCTCTACCACGACCTTTCCCCGGCACTCGATCTGCTCGAAGGGACCTTCCGCCGGTTCGGCATCCCGCTGCGGGTGTCGCGATCGCGGCCGCTGGAAGGCCGGCCGATCGTGCGGTTTCTCCTGGATCTGGGAATTCTCCTGGCGCAGGGGATAGAGCCGCAGGTCCTGCTGCGGCTTCTGCGCTCCGGCTTTCTGGCGCGCGCGCCGCTGGAGGAAGCGGATCGCCTCGAGGAGTCGATCCGAAGCGAAGGAGCACCCGAGACTCCCTCCGGATGGCTGCAGCGCTGCCGGTCCAGGGACCTTCCCCGCCTCGGGGTTCTCCTCGACACGCTGCGGCGAACCGGAGAGCGGCTCCGTGGGAGACACGGGCGCGAGACGCTGGCGGCGCTGTGGATCGGCTGCTTCGAGGAGATCGCCCTGCCTTTCGGGGAGGCGGGAGAGGAAGACGCCGTCGAGTGCGCCGCGCTGCGAGCGTTCGTCTCCCTTTTCGACGCCCTGAAGGGAGTGCATCCGAAAGGTCCGATTCCTTTGGGGGCGATGGTCGCTGAGCTGCGGGAGGCCGCGGCCGTGGCAACCTTCCGCTTCCCCGACCGCCGGAGGGAAGCGGTCAATGCCATCGATGCGCGGGAAGCTCGCCAATGGGAGGTGCCGCATCTCTTCGTGGCCGGCGTGCTCGAGCGGGAATTCCCCCCGGCGCCCGCAGAGGACCTTTTCCTGGATGATGAGGATCGGGTCCGGCTCAACCGCGAGGGTTTCCGCTTCCCGGATCGGAGGATGCGCCAGGCGGAGGAAGCCTTCCTCTTTTATACCGCCGTTACCCGGGCATGCTCCCGGCTGCAGATCTCGCATGCCGCGGCCGACGCCGACGGCAATCCGACCCTTGCCTCCTTCTTCCTGCGTGAGGTGGTGAAGCAGGTCGATCCGGCTTCCCTGGGGAAAGTGCTCGAAGAGCGCTCGTCGGGCCGGGTCCTGCCTCCTCCGGAAGAGATCATCCTTCCCGAGGACCTGGATCGGGCGATTTACCTGGGACTCGGTGCGCGCCATCCGCGCGGGGCTCCGCCGCCCGAGGTGGCGCTGGCGGCGTCGCTTTACGATCTGCGGCGCACCGATCCGGAGTTTCGCTCGGGCCTGCGCGCGGCGCTGCGAGGCGTGCGGGCCGGACTGCTCGATCCGCTCCTGCGGGAGGAGGCGGCGCGGCGCGATACGGCGTTCAGCCACAGCTCTCTGACCGATTTCCGGCAGTGCCCGTATCTCCACTTCGCGCGCCAATGGATCCGGCTCAAGCCCCTGCCGGAGCGCGAGCTGCAGGCGACCGATCTGGGCGGCATCCTGCACGCGACGTTGCGCGACTATTTCGCCGCGGATGGTGCGGTCGATCCTTTCGACGCGCTGCGCGGACACCTGGAAGCCGCGGCACGATCGCGGCAGCGCACTTTCAGGAGCCGCGCCGATGGCTGGCGGCTGCGCGCCGCGCTCGCCG
This portion of the Candidatus Polarisedimenticolia bacterium genome encodes:
- a CDS encoding PD-(D/E)XK nuclease family protein — encoded protein: MKLLLTGRAGSGKTHAILERLVPLLREGRGRDTLLLLPTQGQADHLRGVLLDRGLAAFRDDFIHTFFTLSRALAGVLPERILGEAAKDALLADLLRSESLPAFERIRDTRGFRRILGAALKELKQNGLTPRQAGSRLLAILGERAGPRHRDLARAFEAYAVRLERAACFDQEDLELRALARLEAEAGSRWGKTVLLVDGFHDFTRVQLGILKALVARCAGSTCTLSFDAENPDHPPFEVSRATRAWFLDQGFEEQFLRGNRRTGKHLARLEADLFTEAREGIPDDGSLRILRAASRESEVESIARTILRRVREEGIAWRDIAVLYHDLSPALDLLEGTFRRFGIPLRVSRSRPLEGRPIVRFLLDLGILLAQGIEPQVLLRLLRSGFLARAPLEEADRLEESIRSEGAPETPSGWLQRCRSRDLPRLGVLLDTLRRTGERLRGRHGRETLAALWIGCFEEIALPFGEAGEEDAVECAALRAFVSLFDALKGVHPKGPIPLGAMVAELREAAAVATFRFPDRRREAVNAIDAREARQWEVPHLFVAGVLEREFPPAPAEDLFLDDEDRVRLNREGFRFPDRRMRQAEEAFLFYTAVTRACSRLQISHAAADADGNPTLASFFLREVVKQVDPASLGKVLEERSSGRVLPPPEEIILPEDLDRAIYLGLGARHPRGAPPPEVALAASLYDLRRTDPEFRSGLRAALRGVRAGLLDPLLREEAARRDTAFSHSSLTDFRQCPYLHFARQWIRLKPLPERELQATDLGGILHATLRDYFAADGAVDPFDALRGHLEAAARSRQRTFRSRADGWRLRAALAALLETERQRAGSLRPKFFEVSFGMKEGEHPPLQVFVEGREERLSGRIDRVDVDAMGKLGYVVDYKYSDADVVARAFNASTAEEVAAFQLAIYLLALREVLHLEPAGAELLATRRQVRRFAVGRAALAEQWDPPKHSRRLDDGEFESYLRRAREGIIALIAAARAGDIATHPLDVKRCGAGNCPVADVCRYDPWGGGEGSPP